The Ramlibacter algicola genome segment CGAAGGGTGTTGTGCACTTCCGCGACCGCATCGGTTTCCCGGAGTAATTGCTCGATGCGATCGGCCGGCTCGGGCGACTGGACCCTCGCGCGGTACGTCACGTTCGAGGCCGACAGCCCGCGGTCGATGAACTCCGCCGCTGCTTCCACTTCCACCGCCTCGATGGCGATCCCCAGGCGCTGGGCCTCGCGGTACAGGTCATTGCAGTAGCACGTCGCCAGCGCCGCCATCAGGAGCTCGCCGCCGTTGACCGAGCTGCCACGGCCGGACACCTTCGCGGAGATCGCCAGGGGTTGCGTGGTGTCGCCCGTGCACACCTGCACTTCGTGGCCATTGCCGTGGTTGCGCACGCGGGCTGAGATCTTCATGCGGGCCGCTTTCGGATCAGTGCAGGAGCGGTCGAAAACATGATATCGATCTGCGTCGCCTTGGCACAGTGCGATGACTGCTTGCGGGCGCTAAGCACTAGCTCGTTCGGATCAACCGCTGCGTCGAGGCCGGACTCCTGGATCGATACTCGACTGCTAGGAGGCGAATATGCAGTGTCGTCGCTGCGGTGGGTACCGGTCCGTCCAGGTGGAGAAGCACTGGTGGCATGCCCTGGTCCCCTGCGCCAGTTGCTTCCAGTGCACGATCTGTGGCCGCAAGACACTGCGCCTGTCCGTCCCGGCGGAATTTCGCGGGCTGGGGCGACAGTTCTCTGACTTGATCGACCTGGCGCGGCTTCCTCGTTAGCCGCTCCGAGGAGCTTCGAGCTGCCAGTGAGCTCTTGGAGCAAGTTGACTGACCTGGATCAAGCCCGCGACCGCCCACCCCGCCTACCTTCGAGGCAGGGCGGG includes the following:
- a CDS encoding OsmC family protein, producing MKISARVRNHGNGHEVQVCTGDTTQPLAISAKVSGRGSSVNGGELLMAALATCYCNDLYREAQRLGIAIEAVEVEAAAEFIDRGLSASNVTYRARVQSPEPADRIEQLLRETDAVAEVHNTLRAQVPVQLVPW